In the genome of Mesosutterella faecium, the window GCTCTGGCCGCCCGAACCTCCCGCAGACAGGGGGCGAGGGCTGAAGCAATAAGGAACTGGCGGCGGTTCATGAGAAAGGACTTGGTCTATAAACAGTTTTACCTAATGGGTGTCACTTAGTTTCGTCATTATATAGAGTTCGCGGCGAGAAGCCTCGCCGCGCTCAGCCGTTCCTCTCCTTCAGCCGCTGCAGAGGGGGGAACTTCTGCCAGAGCTTCACAAAAATCCCGGTGGTGATCGCCGACAAGACGGTGCCCTCCCGGATTCCTTCCGGGTGTCCCAGAAAGATGAGGCCGATCGCTGCGGCGGTGAGCACGAGCGTCCAGTCGTAGGTGAACTTCACCCGGGGAAACGGCTTGTGGAAGGCCATGGACGCCGCAATGACGACGCCGTCGCCCGGCAGGCTTGTCGTGAAGGAGGCCACTTCGAGCACGATACCGAGGGCAAGCAGGGCGCTTCCGGCCGTATTCTGCACGAGGCGCGCTCCGTAGGCCTCTGGCGCCACAAAGGAAAGAACCCACATCGCCGCGTCGATGAAAAAGCCGAAGACCAGGACAAGCGGCACCTGCAGGAGATTGAGCCGCAGCCTGAAGCGGCTGCCAAGCAGCGCCCACTGGACGAAGAAAAAGAGGACGTTCATCGCAATCGTGAGCTCGCCGAAGCTGTAGGGCGTGACGAAGGTGAGCGAATAGGGCACGGAGGAAAGCGGCGTGGTCCCGATGCCGGCCCGGGTTGTGAGCGCAATTCCGGAGGCCACGCAGGCCATGCCGCAGAAAAGCGTCACCCATCTCGAAAGAGCTTTATTCCCCATCATATTTTTCAAATTCACCGGGAAGAGAGTTTTAATCCGCAAAGCGTCCATTTTACAAACATTTAGGTATTACTTACGGTCTTTTAGCCCTTTGACTGCAGTCAACAGGCCTATAAGTTACTTACTAATAAGTAGAGACTTTCTCTATAATCATTTCGAAGATTACGAATCTTTACACATCATTGCACCCGTTAACTCCTCTTCGGAGCTTGCTTGAGAATGGAAGAAACAGCGTCTGCACAAGGGGAGCCGCCTTTGCAAATCGACCAGACCGCTCAAATCCTGGGACAGCGGATCCGCAGCAACAGGCAGTCGATGAATCTCACGTTTGCAAGGATGTCCCTGAAAGCCGGAATTTCAAAGGCCGCGCTCGAAAAAGTGGAGCGCGGGGACACGGACGCGCCGCTCAGCTTTTACCTGAAGGTCGTCTGGAGAATCGACGGGTTTGCCACCTGCAGCGGATTTCTGAGCCCCGAGGGGCTCAAGGAACGCGGCCGCTCCCCGGTGGACCAGCTGATGCGGCTGTGCGGCAAAAGAGTCGCACAGAAGCGCGCGAGCCTGGGCCTCACGCTTCAGGAGCTTTCAAAAAAATGCGGCGTGCCGCCGGAGGAGCTCATGAAAATCGAGTGGGGCGGCAGCTGGGGCACTTTTGCCGATTACAGCCGATTGTTTGAGGCCCTGGGCGAGCCCGGGCTGCTGCCGGGGCTGCTGCGCTAGGCCGCGTTCTTTCCGTGATCCCCGCCATTTAAGCGTCTTAGCGCGGCCAGCGCCAGAGGCGAGGCAAAGCAGACCTCGCGCCTGTCATGGCGCCTTCTGTTCACAATCCTTATCGTGAGGGTTCCCGGCCCTTCCGGAATCTTCCGGTCGAGCTGCCCCGCCGCATCGGCCGCGAGTTCCGCGACGTTTCGAAACCGGCCCCAGAGTCCGCGCGGCAGCAGCGCCGACTCATCGATCCGCTCGTCTTCGCCCAGCCCGTACTGTGCGCTGATGAAGCGCGAGAACTCCGGACGGATCCGCTCAATCGAATCGAGTTCGGTCGCGAAAAGGCGATGCTCGCAGCCCTCCCGCTCCGATTTGCCGCAAAACGGGCAGTAGATCCGCAGCAGCTGGTAGGCGTCTTCGCCGAGCGTCACCGTCCCCGCGGGCGCGTCCGCCGGATTTTCTCTGTTGTCCATGAATTGAATTCCTGACTGAGGGGCCCCGGGCATTTTAGCCCCGGGGCCCAGAGTTCGTGAGCGCAGGCGCGGCCCGTGAGATGAAGAAAGAGCCCTGTTTCCCGCGCTCATTTCCGCCCTGGGCGCCCCCGGAGCCGGGCGGGCCGGTCCGGGGCCGCATGATTAGAATCCCAGTATTCTGCAAAAGGAGGAGGCGAAGCATGCCCATACTGGTTAAACCCTCGGAGCTTGAGGAAGACGCCCGCGTCTGCGCGGAAATCCGCCGTCAGATCCACCGCGAGCCGGAAGTAGGCCTGAACCTGCCGCATACGGCGGAGAAAATTGTGGAGGCGCTGAAGGCTTGCGGCGTGGACGAGATTGCCACACATGTCGGCGGCCCGGATGTGACGGGCATCGTGGCGCTTGTGCGCGGCAGCCGCCCGGGCCGCACGATCGGCCTCAGAGCCGACTACGACGGGCTGGGGCTCGAGGAGATGACCGGCAAGCCCTGGGCGAGCGGCCTCAGAAAGCGCATGCACGCCTGCGGTCACGACGGCCATGTGGCAACTCTTCTGGCCGCGGTGCGCTGGCTGTGCCGCCACCGGGATTTCAAGGGAACGCTGGCCGCCATTTTCCAGCCGGGCGAGGAAGGCTTTGCCGGCGGCCGCTTCATGCTCGAGGACGGGCTCGTTGACCGCTTCGGGATTTCCGAGTTCTATGCGCTTCACTCCGAGCCCCGTGTCGCGCTCGGGAAGGTCGCGCTGGTCGAGGGCTACGCCACCGCAAACGCCGATGTCTTTGAAATCACGTTTGAGGGAAAGGGCGGGCACGGCTCGCGTCCGCACCTTGCCCGCGACCCGATTGTCGCCGCCTCGGAGGCCGTCATGGCCTTCCAGACGATCGCCTCCCGGAACGTGAATCCGGACGACACCGCGGTGGTCTCGGTCTGCTGCATCCTTTCGGGCACGCCGGAGGCGACCAGCGTCATCCCGCAGAGCGCGGTGCTGCGCGGCACCTGCCGCTGCTACAAGCCCGACGTCCAGGACGTCATCGAGCACCGCATGAAGACGATCGCCCAGGGCATCGCCTCCGCCTACGAGATGACGGCCGACGTGAAATACACGAGGCTTTACCCGGCGATGTACAACAACCCGGAGCGCGTGAGGGACGCGAGGGCGCTGCTCGAGCAGTCCCTGGGAAAGGAAAACGTCGAGCAGTGGCACCGCAACGCCGGCGGCGAGGACTTCGCCTTCATGCTGGGGGCGAAGCCCGGCTGCCTTTTCCGCCTCGGCATGAAGGACGAGGATGCGGCGCACGCCTCGCCGCTGCACAGCCAGTGCTTCGACTTCAACGACAAGGCGATTCCCACCGGCGCGAGCGCGCTGCTCACGATCGCTCTGAACCGGATGGCGGCGTAAGGATCTGTCGTTTTTTCTTCATGAAGGCGGCTGCCCGCTCGTCCGGGCAGTCCCCTTTGTGTTCTCTTTTCGGGAGGGCGCGTCTATGACCTCCAGGACC includes:
- a CDS encoding YczE/YyaS/YitT family protein, which produces MNLKNMMGNKALSRWVTLFCGMACVASGIALTTRAGIGTTPLSSVPYSLTFVTPYSFGELTIAMNVLFFFVQWALLGSRFRLRLNLLQVPLVLVFGFFIDAAMWVLSFVAPEAYGARLVQNTAGSALLALGIVLEVASFTTSLPGDGVVIAASMAFHKPFPRVKFTYDWTLVLTAAAIGLIFLGHPEGIREGTVLSAITTGIFVKLWQKFPPLQRLKERNG
- a CDS encoding helix-turn-helix transcriptional regulator translates to MQIDQTAQILGQRIRSNRQSMNLTFARMSLKAGISKAALEKVERGDTDAPLSFYLKVVWRIDGFATCSGFLSPEGLKERGRSPVDQLMRLCGKRVAQKRASLGLTLQELSKKCGVPPEELMKIEWGGSWGTFADYSRLFEALGEPGLLPGLLR
- a CDS encoding M20 metallopeptidase family protein, with the protein product MPILVKPSELEEDARVCAEIRRQIHREPEVGLNLPHTAEKIVEALKACGVDEIATHVGGPDVTGIVALVRGSRPGRTIGLRADYDGLGLEEMTGKPWASGLRKRMHACGHDGHVATLLAAVRWLCRHRDFKGTLAAIFQPGEEGFAGGRFMLEDGLVDRFGISEFYALHSEPRVALGKVALVEGYATANADVFEITFEGKGGHGSRPHLARDPIVAASEAVMAFQTIASRNVNPDDTAVVSVCCILSGTPEATSVIPQSAVLRGTCRCYKPDVQDVIEHRMKTIAQGIASAYEMTADVKYTRLYPAMYNNPERVRDARALLEQSLGKENVEQWHRNAGGEDFAFMLGAKPGCLFRLGMKDEDAAHASPLHSQCFDFNDKAIPTGASALLTIALNRMAA